CAACACGCGCGGGAAACTTCGAAAGCTTTCGGGGTTGGGATTTTCTCTCGACGCCGGACACCCGGCTGAAGCCGGGGGCTAATGAGAATCAATCTGACGAAGCTACGGGGCGATCTCTTTTAGGAGTTCTTTTCCCATCTGCTCAGAGTCGATATTGAAATGTTTGAAGATTTGAGCCGCCACGCCTTCGCTCTCGGATAATAATCCAAGCAGGAGGTGTTCAGTTCCGACGTAAGTGTGATCGAGTGCCTTGGCCTGCTTCCTTGCCTCTTGAAGAACCTTTTTCATTCGAGGCGTGAATGGGAGAAAGCCGAGTTTTAGCTGTTCAGGTCCGATCCCGAACCGCTTTTCAACTTCCCTGCGGGCGGCTTCGAGATTGAGTCCCAAGTCTTTTAGCACTTTGACTGCAACACCTTCATCTTTTAGTCCGACCAAGCCAACCAAAACATGTTCTGTCCCGATAAAATTATGATTCAACCGTTCAGCCTCCTTGAATGCCAAATTGAGTGCGCGACGCGCGCGCGGC
This is a stretch of genomic DNA from Candidatus Angelobacter sp.. It encodes these proteins:
- a CDS encoding Clp protease N-terminal domain-containing protein → MDWFDSAQEILTKWKTRDAARKAAAEEFAKKFTPRARRALNLAFKEAERLNHNFIGTEHVLVGLVGLKDEGVAVKVLKDLGLNLEAARREVEKRFGIGPEQLKLGFLPFTPRMKKVLQEARKQAKALDHTYVGTEHLLLGLLSESEGVAAQIFKHFNIDSEQMGKELLKEIAP